A single window of Ferrimonas balearica DSM 9799 DNA harbors:
- a CDS encoding response regulator has protein sequence MQILVIEDDPLLCHHLKVRLSELGNQVQASQTASEGEYLANNYPLDIAVVDLGLPDESGLSLIQRLRDQGKAFPILILTARDSWQDKVEGLNAGADDYLVKPFRIEELMARLNALVRRSAGFIKPEISCGSLKMDLTGKSVTLAGDLLELTAFEYQILEYLMRHHQQVISKQRLLDVLYEDREGDPNTVEVMISRLRKKLVSGGMNNPIVTIRGQGYRFNQACQ, from the coding sequence ATGCAAATACTTGTAATTGAAGATGACCCGCTCCTTTGCCACCACCTTAAGGTGCGCCTTTCTGAGCTGGGCAACCAGGTGCAGGCCAGTCAGACCGCCTCTGAAGGCGAGTACCTGGCCAATAACTACCCCCTGGACATTGCGGTGGTTGACCTCGGTTTGCCCGACGAAAGCGGCCTGTCCCTAATCCAGCGACTGCGGGATCAGGGCAAAGCGTTCCCCATTCTGATCCTGACCGCCCGTGACAGCTGGCAGGACAAGGTGGAGGGTCTGAACGCTGGCGCCGACGACTATCTGGTTAAGCCCTTCCGCATTGAGGAGCTGATGGCTCGCCTCAACGCCCTGGTGCGCCGCAGCGCCGGCTTTATCAAACCGGAGATCAGTTGTGGTTCGCTGAAGATGGACCTGACCGGCAAAAGCGTCACCCTGGCCGGTGACCTGCTTGAGCTGACCGCGTTTGAATACCAGATCCTGGAGTACCTGATGCGCCATCATCAGCAGGTGATCTCCAAGCAACGCCTTCTGGACGTGCTGTACGAGGACCGCGAAGGCGACCCGAACACCGTTGAAGTGATGATCTCCCGACTGCGCAAAAAGCTGGTCAGCGGGGGCATGAACAACCCCATCGTCACCATCCGTGGCCAGGGCTACCGCTTTAATCAGGCCTGCCAGTAA